The Eptesicus fuscus isolate TK198812 chromosome 17, DD_ASM_mEF_20220401, whole genome shotgun sequence genome has a window encoding:
- the MBL2 gene encoding mannose-binding protein C, which translates to MLPLVRTMSLFPSLSLLLLSVVATSYSEIEPDENLPKTCPVITCASPGINGLPGRDGRDGPKGEKGEPGQGLRGIQGPPGKLGPQGNPGLPGIPGSVGQKGDAGICPKCDDGPAVSERAALRSELDRVKKWLAFALGKQVGKKFFLTNGRKMTFDKVKALCTHFQASMAIPMNAEENKAIAYVTKGDAFLGITDKENEGHFVDLTGRPVTYQNWNANEPNNANSEEHCVMILPDGKWNDISCSASLLAVCEFPV; encoded by the exons ATGCTACCCCTG GTGAGGACCATGTCTCTGTTTCCGtcgctctctctccttcttctgaGTGTGGTGGCAACATCTTATTCAGAAATAGAACCTGATGAGAACCTTCCAAAGACCTGCCCTGTGATCACCTGTGCTTCTCCAGGCATCAACGGCTTGCCAGGCAGAGATGGGCGTGATGGCCccaagggagaaaaaggagaaccAG GCCAAGGGCTCAGAGGCATTCAAGGTCCCCCTGGAAAGTTGGGGCCTCAAGGAAATCCAGGACTCCCTGGGATACCAGGAAGTGTGGGCCAAAAAGGAGACGCTGGAATATGTCCAA AGTGTGATGATGGCCCGGCTGTTTCAGAAAGAGCAGCTCTGCGCTCAGAATTGGATCGTGTCAAAAAAT GGCTGGCCTTCGCTCTGGGCAAACAAGTTGGAAAGAAGTTCTTCTTGACCAATGGTCGAAAGATGACCTTTGACAAAGTGAAGGCGCTGTGCACCCATTTCCAGGCCTCCATGGCCATCCCCATGAATGCTGAAGAGAACAAGGCCATCGCGTATGTAACCAAAGGAGATGCCTTCCTGGGCATCACAGATAAGGAGAATGAAGGTCATTTTGTGGATCTGACAGGAAGGCCTGTGACCTACCAAAACTGGAATGCTAATGAGCCCAACAATGCCAACTCTGAGGAACACTGTGTGATGATCCTGCCTGATGGCAAATGGAATGACATCAGCTGCTCAGCCTCCCTTTTGGCAGTTTGTGAGTTCCCTGTCTGA